The following are encoded together in the Bombus affinis isolate iyBomAffi1 chromosome 6, iyBomAffi1.2, whole genome shotgun sequence genome:
- the LOC126917763 gene encoding uncharacterized protein LOC126917763 — protein sequence MRVTLALAVILLVCISIQCVESKVKKTTQLSLQSKETNVVNFMRLLVMRLVFGVASAMGLGENLSGVLGGIFVPPGADDYSDYADDDFISDLF from the exons ATGAGAGTTACGCTCGCCTTAGCTGTAATCCTCCTTGTTTGTATCAGC ATTCAATGCGTTGAGAGCAAAGTAAAGAAGACAACACAGTTGTCTCTACAAAGCAAAGAAACGAACGTAGTGAACTTCATGAGATTACTCGTGATGAGACTTGTGTTTGGAGTTGCATCGGCGATGGGTCTCGGTGAAAATTTGTCCGGTGTGCTCGGAGGGATTTTCGTACCTCCTGGAGCAGATGATTACAGTGACTATGCCGATGATGATTTCATATCAGATTTGTTTTAA